A genomic window from Actinomycetaceae bacterium MB13-C1-2 includes:
- the nuoK gene encoding NADH-quinone oxidoreductase subunit NuoK, with the protein MSLAYYIALAMVLFSIGAVTVVVRKSTIISILGVELMLNSANLVFIAFARVFGDVGGQVMAFFVMVVAAAEVVVGLSIVVEIFKSRASTDLDEATALRN; encoded by the coding sequence GTGAGCCTCGCGTACTACATCGCATTGGCGATGGTGCTGTTCTCGATCGGAGCGGTGACCGTCGTTGTCCGCAAGTCCACGATTATCTCGATTCTCGGCGTCGAACTGATGCTTAACTCGGCAAACCTGGTATTCATCGCGTTCGCGCGTGTTTTCGGCGATGTCGGTGGTCAGGTCATGGCCTTCTTCGTGATGGTCGTGGCAGCGGCTGAAGTCGTGGTTGGCCTGTCGATTGTGGTGGAGATCTTCAAGTCCCGTGCCTCAACGGACCTCGACGAAGCTACGGCACTGCGGAACTAG
- a CDS encoding NADH-quinone oxidoreductase subunit J gives MTDVASLGWPQMGSAGEAALFWITAAFMVAGALGLLFFKKAAYAVLSMVLVMIGMAIVFFMLQAPFNGAVQVIVYTGAILMLFLFVIMMIGVGASDGYMEQRRGYIIAAILGGLGLAVLLVSAVFASKVPGPGKMPFDPYSNEPITALAANLFQEHWMTIQVTAALLITAAIGAVLLTHSDQLSPKLSQRSVARARMTAYKNKGRHIGQLPSPGVYATSNAVDNPAIAGDTLEVAEESIPRVLKLRGLEKPLHEVEPGIAEALRLARGKDRAVSRWGNDVKVQQSKAWGMRGEAAPTGLNQVRKEDLEDQK, from the coding sequence ATGACTGACGTGGCCTCTCTGGGATGGCCCCAGATGGGTAGCGCGGGAGAAGCTGCGCTGTTCTGGATCACCGCCGCCTTTATGGTGGCAGGGGCACTGGGCCTACTTTTCTTCAAGAAGGCTGCCTACGCTGTCCTTTCAATGGTCCTGGTCATGATTGGCATGGCCATTGTCTTCTTCATGCTTCAAGCTCCGTTCAATGGAGCCGTCCAAGTGATTGTGTACACGGGCGCGATTTTGATGCTGTTCCTCTTTGTCATCATGATGATTGGCGTGGGGGCGTCCGATGGTTACATGGAGCAACGACGGGGTTACATCATTGCTGCGATTCTTGGTGGCCTGGGACTGGCCGTGCTCCTGGTTTCGGCAGTGTTTGCCTCGAAGGTTCCCGGACCTGGAAAAATGCCATTCGATCCCTACTCGAATGAACCGATTACGGCGCTAGCAGCCAATCTGTTCCAAGAGCACTGGATGACCATACAGGTAACGGCAGCTCTGTTGATTACCGCCGCAATTGGCGCGGTCCTTCTGACTCACTCTGATCAACTAAGCCCCAAGCTTTCGCAGCGCAGTGTCGCAAGAGCGCGAATGACCGCATACAAGAACAAGGGTCGACACATCGGGCAGCTTCCGTCTCCCGGTGTTTATGCGACTTCCAATGCGGTGGACAACCCGGCGATCGCAGGCGACACTCTTGAGGTTGCTGAAGAGTCGATTCCGAGGGTCTTAAAGTTGCGAGGCCTTGAGAAGCCACTTCACGAGGTCGAACCGGGAATCGCGGAAGCCCTTCGTCTGGCACGCGGGAAAGATCGCGCTGTTAGCCGCTGGGGAAATGATGTGAAGGTGCAACAGTCCAAGGCATGGGGTATGCGTGGCGAAGCTGCACCGACGGGCCTGAATCAGGTTCGCAAGGAAGATCTGGAGGATCAGAAGTGA
- the nuoI gene encoding NADH-quinone oxidoreductase subunit NuoI has product MSDQSKRREEQQDLEDVAQDLQAGVDADKELVEPEKTSGEGELLYEHDPRGPIGSLLAPAAGYGVTFSSMFRKAETEQYPFEPAQLQPRFHGRHHLNLYEDGLEKCIGCELCAWACPADAILVEAASNTPEEQHSPGERYGRVYQINYLRCIFCGFCIEACPTRALTMGDDFELAEYTRLDDIYDKDMLLAPLPQGAVAAPHPMVEGMSDIDYYEGEVKGSTQEQIDWVKQHRPDDPSLETARPIDARTNAKEGSDD; this is encoded by the coding sequence ATGAGTGACCAGAGTAAGAGGCGTGAAGAGCAGCAGGATCTTGAGGACGTTGCTCAGGATCTTCAGGCTGGGGTAGATGCCGATAAGGAGCTTGTCGAGCCAGAAAAGACGTCTGGGGAGGGTGAGCTCCTATACGAGCACGATCCCCGCGGCCCCATCGGTTCTCTGCTCGCGCCCGCCGCCGGATACGGTGTCACCTTCTCTTCCATGTTCCGCAAGGCGGAGACGGAACAGTATCCGTTTGAACCGGCGCAACTACAACCTCGTTTCCATGGCCGTCACCACCTGAACCTGTACGAGGACGGCCTCGAAAAGTGCATTGGTTGCGAACTCTGTGCTTGGGCGTGTCCCGCTGACGCCATCCTCGTCGAGGCAGCGTCAAATACCCCCGAAGAACAGCATTCTCCAGGCGAACGATACGGGCGCGTCTACCAGATCAACTACTTACGTTGTATCTTTTGCGGGTTCTGCATTGAAGCCTGCCCAACGCGGGCGCTGACCATGGGTGATGACTTCGAGTTGGCGGAATACACGCGTCTTGATGACATCTATGACAAGGACATGCTTCTCGCTCCTCTTCCGCAGGGCGCTGTCGCCGCCCCACACCCGATGGTTGAGGGAATGAGCGACATCGACTATTACGAGGGCGAGGTCAAGGGTTCGACCCAGGAACAGATTGACTGGGTGAAACAACACCGCCCTGACGATCCGTCGCTTGAGACTGCACGCCCGATTGATGCACGCACAAATGCGAAGGAGGGCTCCGATGACTGA
- the nuoH gene encoding NADH-quinone oxidoreductase subunit NuoH, with protein sequence MISTLISAGVPEYQVADYSDDTWWLALIKAIFLILFLIVSVIMALWVERRSLGLMQTRKGPNVAGPLGLFQALADAGKMMFKEDIWTKRSDKFLYFLAPVIMAFSAFSVLAVIPFGPNVHMFGHSTPLQLADTPVAALYILAITSLGLYGIVLGGWSARSTLPLYGAVRSSAQVISYELSMGMALVSVFLMSGSMSTSEIVLAQSRTWWAFALLPAFIVYLISMVGEINRLPFDLPEAEGEIVAGHMTEYSSMKFGWYYLAEYINMVNVSAVATTMFLGGWHAPWPFSHIDGINDGWWGMFWIILKIWVLMFAIIWTRGTLLRFRYDQFMNLGWKGLLPIALGWIVIVALLRGVQLWVPDSLLLMVALLIGVVILIAVIVYLLGGDDKDSGAAFDPEEPFDAFAGGYPVPPLPGQTLPPSPRAGRIKVAVTTDGTVPDDAPQIDAGETLEATNE encoded by the coding sequence GTGATTTCAACCCTGATCTCTGCGGGGGTCCCCGAGTACCAGGTCGCGGACTACTCCGATGACACCTGGTGGCTGGCGCTGATCAAAGCAATCTTCCTGATCTTGTTCTTGATCGTCTCCGTGATCATGGCGCTGTGGGTGGAACGTCGCAGCCTCGGCTTGATGCAGACTCGTAAGGGGCCAAACGTCGCTGGACCTTTGGGGTTGTTCCAAGCGCTGGCGGATGCTGGAAAAATGATGTTCAAAGAGGACATCTGGACCAAACGTTCAGATAAGTTCCTCTACTTCCTGGCCCCGGTGATTATGGCATTCTCGGCCTTCTCTGTCCTGGCGGTAATTCCTTTTGGACCCAACGTCCATATGTTTGGTCACTCAACGCCGTTGCAACTGGCGGACACGCCGGTCGCGGCCCTGTATATTTTGGCGATCACTTCGCTCGGGCTGTATGGCATCGTCCTGGGCGGTTGGTCGGCCAGATCGACTCTTCCGCTCTACGGCGCGGTGCGTTCCTCCGCTCAGGTCATCTCATATGAGCTTTCCATGGGCATGGCGCTGGTCTCTGTATTCCTTATGTCCGGTTCGATGTCCACCTCTGAGATTGTTCTTGCGCAGTCGCGGACCTGGTGGGCCTTTGCACTACTTCCGGCATTCATCGTCTACCTCATTTCGATGGTCGGTGAGATCAACCGTCTCCCCTTCGACCTTCCCGAGGCTGAGGGAGAAATCGTTGCCGGCCACATGACCGAGTACTCATCAATGAAGTTCGGCTGGTATTACCTGGCCGAATACATCAACATGGTCAACGTCTCCGCCGTGGCAACAACAATGTTCCTCGGCGGCTGGCATGCGCCATGGCCATTCAGTCACATTGATGGAATCAATGATGGCTGGTGGGGCATGTTCTGGATCATCCTCAAGATCTGGGTCTTGATGTTTGCGATTATTTGGACTCGTGGCACACTGCTCCGGTTCAGGTACGACCAGTTCATGAACCTGGGATGGAAGGGGCTACTTCCAATCGCACTGGGCTGGATCGTCATTGTGGCGCTGCTTCGAGGCGTTCAGCTCTGGGTGCCCGATTCACTTCTGTTGATGGTTGCCCTGCTGATTGGTGTTGTCATCTTGATCGCCGTCATTGTGTATCTACTCGGCGGCGACGACAAGGACTCCGGTGCGGCGTTTGACCCAGAAGAACCATTCGATGCATTCGCGGGCGGCTATCCGGTGCCGCCTCTTCCTGGTCAGACCCTTCCACCGTCGCCTCGTGCCGGTCGGATCAAGGTTGCCGTCACGACCGATGGGACTGTCCCGGATGACGCGCCGCAAATCGACGCGGGAGAAACCCTGGAGGCTACTAATGAGTGA
- a CDS encoding NADH-quinone oxidoreductase subunit G, giving the protein MTALADKVVLTIDDVEVQADPGTLIIRAAEQVGIRIPRFCDHPLLKPVAACRQCLVEVGTPDRDGNLRMMPKPQPSCAIEVSPGMVVKTQRTSEVAAKAQEGVMEFLLLNHPLDCPICDKGGECPLQNQAMSEGRTDSRFTGVKRVYPKPMRLTTQILLDRDRCILCQRCVRFAKEIPGDAFIDLQGRGGGSSPIDEHQFMAEQIGTFDAEVLGFHVDGIKSPEHTDISGPYGQEGIISSVYSGPLKTSEKDQADRTFGSYFSGNIIQICPVGALTSNTYRFQARPFDLTSTPAIAEHDASGSAVRVDVRRGEVKRKLSQNDPEVNEEWITDKDRFAFPWYRQSDRLTMPLVRENGELVATSWSDAVDRAAKGLSKAVNSGEGVGVLTGGRVSFEDAWAYSKFARTVLRTNNVDSRWRVSNASEEEEQFLGSLVAGRGLGTTYEDVEKASQVLLVALEPEDECGSLFLRLRKGFTAGTLSVATVAPLMTRGSEKLGASLLSAVPGTEADVVSKISARGGHKEVFSALKEGGVILVGERAARVPGLLSAVAKLASATGADLQWIPRRAGDRGGVDAGLLPGLLPFGRQVADAEARESLGWGDIPDTRGLDAEQILAQAKSGKIGALITGGLDLRDWRDPETAKAAIKTAPFVVAFEVRRTDVTEEADVVFPVAPPVERNGTFINWEGRLRPFGQAIASRTQPERVVLGMIATEMGYDLKVDSLTDLYSEVNPLMIWKGSRAESPTVKAQKGENGGADFVLASHKVMVDLGRMIDGANDLRLAARKPVALVSQTSLEKIGADEDDRVAIVGERGTMRLPVEVGELPDGVIWVPECSVGNGINQDLGPAGSSVSVTVVSAAKDRKVAS; this is encoded by the coding sequence ATGACCGCGCTAGCTGACAAGGTCGTCCTCACCATTGATGACGTGGAGGTTCAGGCCGACCCTGGAACACTCATCATTCGCGCTGCGGAGCAGGTCGGAATCCGGATTCCCCGCTTCTGCGACCACCCTCTACTAAAGCCGGTGGCGGCGTGCCGTCAGTGTTTGGTTGAGGTCGGAACCCCGGATCGCGATGGAAACCTCCGGATGATGCCCAAGCCGCAACCCTCGTGTGCTATCGAGGTCTCACCAGGAATGGTGGTCAAGACTCAGCGCACATCCGAGGTGGCGGCGAAGGCGCAAGAGGGAGTTATGGAGTTCCTACTCCTTAATCACCCTCTCGACTGTCCCATCTGTGACAAGGGCGGCGAGTGCCCACTGCAGAATCAGGCAATGTCCGAGGGACGAACAGACTCTCGGTTCACGGGCGTAAAGCGCGTGTATCCGAAGCCAATGCGTCTGACCACCCAGATTCTGCTCGACCGCGATCGTTGTATTCTTTGCCAGCGATGTGTTCGTTTCGCCAAGGAAATTCCCGGCGACGCGTTTATCGATCTGCAGGGACGTGGGGGTGGCTCATCTCCAATCGACGAACACCAGTTCATGGCGGAGCAGATTGGAACATTTGACGCCGAGGTCCTTGGGTTCCACGTGGATGGCATCAAGTCCCCTGAGCACACCGATATCTCCGGCCCATATGGGCAAGAGGGCATTATCTCTTCGGTCTACTCAGGTCCTCTCAAGACCTCTGAGAAGGACCAGGCGGATCGTACTTTCGGATCATATTTCTCAGGTAACATCATCCAGATTTGCCCGGTCGGTGCTCTGACCTCGAATACCTATCGATTCCAGGCGCGCCCGTTCGATCTGACTTCGACTCCGGCTATCGCCGAACACGATGCTTCCGGCTCAGCGGTTCGCGTCGATGTCCGTCGCGGCGAAGTAAAGAGGAAGCTATCGCAGAATGATCCCGAGGTGAACGAGGAGTGGATTACTGATAAGGATCGCTTTGCTTTCCCCTGGTATCGGCAGTCTGATCGTTTGACGATGCCTCTGGTCCGCGAGAATGGCGAGTTGGTCGCTACTTCGTGGTCCGACGCAGTCGACCGCGCCGCCAAGGGACTTTCGAAGGCCGTCAACTCCGGTGAGGGCGTCGGCGTTCTTACCGGTGGCCGAGTGTCGTTTGAGGATGCCTGGGCCTACTCGAAGTTCGCTCGGACGGTCCTTCGGACCAACAACGTCGACTCCCGTTGGCGCGTGTCAAACGCAAGCGAGGAAGAGGAGCAGTTCCTCGGATCGTTGGTAGCCGGACGTGGACTCGGGACGACTTACGAGGACGTTGAGAAAGCTAGCCAGGTCCTTCTGGTTGCTCTGGAGCCCGAGGACGAGTGCGGCTCACTGTTCCTTCGCCTACGCAAGGGATTCACTGCTGGCACCCTTTCGGTCGCTACTGTCGCTCCGCTGATGACCCGTGGCAGCGAAAAACTTGGGGCCTCTCTTCTGTCGGCTGTTCCGGGGACGGAAGCAGATGTGGTCAGCAAGATCAGCGCTCGCGGCGGTCACAAGGAGGTCTTTAGCGCGCTGAAAGAGGGCGGGGTAATCCTGGTCGGTGAGCGTGCGGCCCGTGTTCCCGGTCTGCTTTCTGCCGTCGCAAAGCTCGCTTCGGCAACGGGTGCGGATCTTCAGTGGATTCCAAGGCGGGCAGGCGATCGAGGCGGAGTCGACGCAGGCTTGTTGCCGGGGCTTCTCCCCTTTGGACGACAGGTTGCGGACGCTGAGGCCCGGGAATCACTGGGTTGGGGAGACATCCCGGACACGCGTGGACTCGATGCTGAACAGATTTTGGCACAGGCGAAGAGCGGCAAGATTGGTGCCCTGATCACGGGTGGCCTCGATCTTCGAGACTGGAGAGATCCTGAGACCGCCAAAGCGGCGATCAAGACGGCTCCGTTCGTTGTGGCTTTCGAGGTGCGAAGAACTGACGTTACCGAGGAAGCCGACGTGGTGTTCCCGGTGGCTCCCCCGGTCGAGAGGAACGGAACCTTCATCAACTGGGAAGGACGGCTTCGTCCGTTTGGTCAGGCGATCGCCTCGCGTACTCAGCCTGAACGAGTGGTGCTTGGAATGATCGCCACCGAAATGGGATATGACCTGAAGGTCGACTCTCTTACAGACCTCTACTCTGAAGTTAACCCACTAATGATTTGGAAGGGTTCCAGGGCCGAGTCTCCGACGGTGAAGGCGCAGAAAGGCGAGAACGGCGGAGCTGACTTTGTCCTCGCCTCCCATAAGGTAATGGTCGACTTGGGTCGCATGATTGACGGGGCGAATGACCTTCGCCTCGCGGCACGGAAGCCCGTAGCCTTAGTTTCCCAGACCTCACTCGAGAAGATCGGAGCTGACGAGGACGACAGGGTCGCCATCGTCGGTGAACGCGGAACGATGCGGCTTCCAGTTGAGGTAGGCGAACTTCCCGATGGCGTTATCTGGGTTCCCGAGTGCTCTGTTGGTAACGGAATCAACCAGGATCTGGGTCCCGCGGGTTCGTCGGTTTCGGTCACCGTGGTCTCTGCGGCGAAAGACAGGAAGGTGGCGTCGTGA
- the nuoF gene encoding NADH-quinone oxidoreductase subunit NuoF: MVEFTKADPLTPALTKNWDKPESWTLKAALANGAYEGLKKANAMEPADITQTVKDAGIRGRGGAGFPAGMKWSFLPPDDGMPRYLVVNADESEPGTCKDMPLLMADPHLLVEGIAIASRAIRCEHAFVYLRGEVVHVYRRLMNAINEATEAGLLGDLKITAHAGAGAYICGEETALLDSLEGRRGHPRLKPPFPAVAGLYARPSVVNNVETISDVALVFRNSAPWYASMGTERSQGCGIFSVSGHVNQPGQYEAPFGVTMRELLEFSGGIRDGHQLKFWTPGGSSTPLFTEKDLDVPLDYEGVAAAGSMLGTRALQVFDETTSVVRVVRMWTEFYQHESCGKCTPCREGTYWMKQIMLRLEAGKGKPGDIDLLNEVASNIFGRSFCALGDAAATPVRSAISLFRDEFEAGLTTPAWELFPYEHSTILAKGGVR; the protein is encoded by the coding sequence ATGGTTGAGTTCACCAAGGCCGATCCGCTGACCCCGGCTCTTACCAAAAACTGGGACAAGCCCGAGTCGTGGACCCTCAAGGCCGCACTGGCAAACGGTGCATACGAGGGATTGAAGAAGGCGAACGCAATGGAGCCGGCCGACATCACCCAAACGGTGAAAGACGCTGGAATCCGAGGTCGAGGTGGTGCCGGCTTCCCCGCAGGAATGAAGTGGTCATTCCTTCCACCTGACGACGGAATGCCTCGTTACCTTGTGGTCAACGCCGACGAGTCCGAACCGGGAACCTGCAAGGATATGCCGCTACTTATGGCTGACCCGCACCTGCTGGTCGAGGGTATTGCCATTGCCTCTCGGGCGATTCGTTGCGAGCATGCATTTGTTTATCTTCGTGGCGAGGTAGTCCACGTGTATCGCCGGCTGATGAACGCCATTAATGAAGCAACCGAGGCCGGCCTGCTCGGCGATCTGAAGATCACTGCGCACGCCGGTGCAGGTGCCTACATCTGTGGCGAGGAGACTGCGCTACTCGACTCACTCGAAGGGCGCAGGGGACACCCCCGTCTGAAGCCGCCTTTCCCGGCAGTCGCCGGGCTCTACGCCCGCCCCTCTGTCGTCAATAACGTTGAGACCATCTCTGATGTTGCCTTGGTCTTTCGTAACTCGGCACCCTGGTACGCCTCGATGGGAACTGAACGTTCGCAGGGGTGCGGTATCTTCTCTGTCTCGGGCCACGTCAATCAGCCCGGTCAATATGAAGCACCGTTCGGCGTCACCATGCGAGAACTCTTGGAGTTCAGTGGTGGGATCCGCGACGGACACCAGCTTAAGTTCTGGACTCCTGGTGGCTCGTCAACGCCGTTGTTCACCGAGAAGGACCTGGACGTCCCGCTCGACTATGAGGGAGTTGCGGCGGCGGGTTCTATGCTCGGTACCCGTGCACTTCAGGTTTTTGATGAGACTACTTCCGTGGTTCGTGTCGTCCGTATGTGGACTGAGTTCTATCAGCATGAGTCGTGCGGCAAATGCACCCCGTGTCGCGAGGGCACTTATTGGATGAAGCAGATCATGTTGCGTCTGGAAGCCGGAAAGGGCAAGCCTGGAGACATTGATTTACTTAATGAGGTCGCATCGAACATCTTTGGCCGTTCGTTCTGTGCCCTTGGTGACGCGGCAGCTACCCCAGTCAGATCGGCAATCTCACTGTTCCGCGATGAGTTTGAGGCAGGGCTTACGACGCCAGCTTGGGAACTCTTCCCGTATGAACACTCAACAATTCTTGCCAAGGGAGGTGTTCGATGA
- the nuoE gene encoding NADH-quinone oxidoreductase subunit NuoE gives MTYTSEVDARLREQAAEIISRYPSGHARSALIPMLHLVQSEDGYVSRDGIAFCSELLDISQPEVSAVATFYTQFKRHPNGEYNVGVCTNALCGVLGGEQIFEELSEELQIGHDETTEDGKITLERLECNAACDYAPVIMVNWEFFDNQTPQSAKQLVEDIREGRPVTPSRGPDEVHTFKEVSHTLAGFPDGLANQGPSGGYATFQGLRVAAEHDWTAPVPVGASAEKGEGNK, from the coding sequence ATGACGTACACGAGTGAAGTTGATGCTCGTCTGCGCGAGCAAGCAGCCGAGATCATTTCCCGGTACCCGAGCGGGCATGCTCGCTCCGCGTTGATTCCGATGCTGCATCTGGTGCAGTCAGAGGATGGTTATGTCAGCCGCGACGGGATTGCGTTTTGTTCAGAGCTGTTGGATATCAGCCAACCTGAAGTGTCGGCCGTGGCAACTTTCTACACTCAGTTCAAGCGGCATCCGAACGGTGAATACAACGTCGGTGTTTGCACCAACGCCCTCTGCGGTGTTTTGGGCGGAGAGCAGATTTTTGAGGAACTGTCCGAGGAACTGCAGATCGGACACGACGAGACCACCGAGGACGGGAAGATAACCCTCGAACGCCTTGAGTGCAACGCCGCGTGTGATTACGCGCCGGTCATTATGGTGAACTGGGAGTTCTTCGACAACCAGACCCCCCAGTCGGCAAAGCAATTGGTAGAAGACATTCGTGAAGGGCGGCCGGTCACCCCGAGCCGTGGCCCGGACGAGGTACACACGTTCAAGGAAGTTTCGCATACGCTGGCCGGATTCCCTGATGGCCTGGCCAACCAGGGACCGAGTGGCGGCTACGCCACTTTCCAGGGACTACGAGTTGCTGCCGAGCATGATTGGACGGCTCCAGTTCCAGTCGGGGCGAGCGCTGAGAAGGGCGAGGGGAACAAGTAA